In Nicotiana tabacum cultivar K326 chromosome 21, ASM71507v2, whole genome shotgun sequence, one DNA window encodes the following:
- the LOC107811411 gene encoding putative acyl-[acyl-carrier-protein]--UDP-N-acetylglucosamine O-acyltransferase, mitochondrial isoform X3 translates to MDKVVSIGPFCTIGPFAKLGNACQLYPGSHIFGNTELGDNCILMTGAVIGDALPGHTVIGRNNIFGHHVVIGVKCQDMKYKFGNECFLEIGDNNDIREHVSIHRSSSPSDKTVIGDNNLIMGSCHIAHDCKVGDNNILANSTLLAGHVLVEDYAHTAGGIVVHQFCHIGSFSFIGGGSVVSQDVPKYTMVSGERAELRGLNLEGLRRRGFSATEIKSMRAAYREIFMPTDTSSGNIEDRLAQVEQHKELSLLPAVCSMVQSIRDSFAEHRRGICKFRSRSGS, encoded by the exons GTTGTTTCAATTGGTCCCTTCTGTACCATCGGGCCTTTCGCAAAGTTGGGGAACGCTTGTCAGCTGTATCCTGGAAGCCACATTTTCGGAAATACTGAACTGGGAGATAATTGCATTCTTATGAC TGGTGCTGTAATTGGAGATGCTCTTCCTGGTCATACAGTCATCGGGAGAAACAATATTTTTGGGCATCATGTTGTAATTGGTGTCAAGTGCCAAGACATGAAATATAAG TTTGGGAATGAGTGCTTTCTCGAGATTGGTGACAACAATGATATCAGGGAGCATGTATCCATCCATCGATCTTCAAGTCCTAGTGATAAAACC GTTATTGGTGATAACAATCTTATTATGGGCTCATGCCATATAGCTCATGACTGCAAAGTGGGCGACAACAATATTTTGGCAAACAGTACACTTCTCGCAGGCCATGTTCTGGTGGAG GACTATGCTCACACTGCAGGAGGTATTGTAGTTCATCAATTTTGCCATATTggttctttttctttcattggaggTGGTTCAGTG GTTTCTCAAGACGTTCCAAAGTACACGATGGTGTCGGGGGAAAGAGCTGAGCTTCGTGGGTTGAATCTTGAAGGCCTAAGACGTCGTGGATTCTCTGCTACAGAG ATTAAGAGCATGAGAGCAGCTTATAGAGAGATATTTATGCCTACTGATACGAGTTCTGGGAATATTGAAGATCGACTTGCTCAAGTG GAGCAACACAAAGAGCTGAGTCTACTTCCAGCTGTCTGTTCCATGGTACAGTCAATACGTGATTCTTTTGCTGAACATCGCCGTGGAATTTGCAAATTTAGAAGTCGGAGTGGATCTTAG